From Toxorhynchites rutilus septentrionalis strain SRP chromosome 2, ASM2978413v1, whole genome shotgun sequence, a single genomic window includes:
- the LOC129765708 gene encoding THO complex subunit 4-like yields MDKIEMSLDEIIKTQKTHKGKNPRKDVEKSTGTNGTSKKRKQNGTNKKPQKGNRNSLDKPSQKRTANLQGQRNSGVGKKFRKNTAPPRDGGGVQKGGNRGGIQRPKKARYNVNAPKLELFTAGYKNATEGSTKMVVSNLDQGVSDSDMIELFSECGPLEGATVHYDRNGVSLGTADVIFGRRVDAVKAMKQFNGIRLDGRPMNIQLAGPVVTPTRTVNAALSHVERPRERLPQRRGHDSNMRAVSPKVRSQQTHRDFRDRSFDRTRANGQNRREHQRPGANQNRRVSGGNSGRRR; encoded by the coding sequence ATGGATAAAATCGAAATGAGTTTGGATGAAATCATCAAGACGCAGAAAACACATAAAGGTAAAAATCCTCGCAAAGATGTTGAAAAGTCAACTGGTACCAATGGGACGTCAAAAAAACGCAAACAAAATGGCACCAacaaaaaaccacaaaaagGTAATCGGAACAGTCTCGACAAACCATCGCAGAAACGTACTGCGAACCTACAAGGACAACGAAACAGTGGTGTTGGAAAGAAGTTCCGAAAGAACACCGCACCGCCAAGGGATGGCGGAGGTGTCCAGAAAGGGGGCAATCGAGGAGGAATCCAACGTCCGAAGAAAGCACGCTATAATGTAAATGCTCCGAAACTCGAACTGTTTACCGCCGGTTACAAAAATGCGACCGAAGGTAGCACCAAAATGGTGGTGTCAAATCTGGACCAAGGTGTGTCGGACTCGGATATGATCGAACTCTTCTCGGAATGTGGACCCCTCGAGGGCGCCACGGTTCACTACGATCGGAACGGAGTGTCTTTGGGGACGGCTGACGTGATATTCGGGCGACGGGTCGACGCAGTGAAAGCGATGAAACAGTTCAACGGGATCCGTCTCGATGGTCGACCGATGAATATACAGCTAGCAGGTCCGGTGGTCACACCAACGAGGACGGTGAATGCAGCATTATCGCATGTAGAGCGACCACGGGAGAGACTGCCACAACGTCGGGGTCATGATTCTAACATGCGGGCGGTATCGCCGAAGGTGCGTAGCCAGCAAACACATCGAGATTTTCGGGATCGAAGTTTTGACAGGACGAGAGCCAACGGCCAGAATCGTCGCGAGCATCAAAGACCAGGGGCTAATCAAAATCGTCGTGTGAGTGGTGGAAACAGCGGTCGTCGACGCTGA